The proteins below come from a single Malus domestica chromosome 03, GDT2T_hap1 genomic window:
- the LOC114823922 gene encoding fasciclin-like arabinogalactan protein 4, whose product MANTFPTSHRAATAVLYFLLLLSSSSSIHALNISTLLSPFPDLSSFASLLNSSISSDLLPRSSLTLLAVPNSFLSSTSYLTRRLSPSSRADVLRYHVLLEYLSPSDLLRLPPSGKLVTTLFQTTGRATNNFGSVNLTRDPSTGVVSIHSPAPFSPSNATVLSLVTNLPYNVSIFSVNSLLVPYGFDLMASETHPPLGLNITKVLIDGHNFNVAASMLAASGVIEEFEADEGGPGITLFVPTDTAFSNLPSTVRLQSLPADKKAVVLKFHVIHSYYPLGSLESIVNPVQPTLATDDGGATSYTLNISRINGSMVISTGIVQAMVTQTVFDQKPVSIFGVSAVLLPKEIFGKTPVFAKPGPPLSGAPPPNIALSPESLNEPPSNLSSPPDFREEIGSDAAAAAAINGLRSLWIASCCIGLYLMV is encoded by the coding sequence ATGGCCAATACATTTCCCACTTCCCATCGTGCCGCTACAGCCGTCCTTtatttcctcctcctcctctcctcGTCCTCCTCCATCCACGCCCTCAACATCTCCACCCTCCTCTCTCCCTTCCCCGACCTCTCCTCCTTCGCCTCCCTCCTCAACTCCTCCATCTCCTCCGACCTCCTCCCCCGCTCCTCCCTCACCCTCCTCGCCGTCCCCAACTCTTTCCTCTCCTCCACCTCCTACCTCACGCGCCGCCTCTCCCCTTCCTCACGTGCCGACGTCCTCCGCTACCACGTCCTCCTCGAGTACCTCTCCCCCTCCGACCTCCTCCGCCTCCCTCCCTCTGGCAAGCTCGTCACCACCCTCTTCCAAACCACCGGCCGCGCCACCAACAACTTCGGCTCTGTCAACCTCACCCGCGACCCCTCCACCGGCGTCGTCTCGATCCACTCCCCGGCCCCCTTCTCCCCCTCGAACGCCACCGTTTTATCCCTCGTCACAAACCTCCCGTACAATGTCTCCATCTTTTCCGTTAATTCCCTTTTAGTCCCCTACGGATTCGACCTCATGGCCTCCGAGACCCACCCGCCACTCGGCCTCAACATCACCAAAGTCCTCATCGACGGCCACAATTTCAACGTCGCAGCCTCCATGCTCGCAGCATCCGGCGTCATCGAGGAGTTCGAGGCCGACGAGGGCGGCCCCGGAATCACCCTCTTCGTCCCCACTGACACGGCGTTCTCCAATCTCCCATCCACCGTCCGCCTCCAGTCCCTCCCGGCCGACAAAAAAGCGGTAGTTCTCAAATTCCACGTCATCCACTCCTACTACCCGCTCGGTTCGCTCGAGTCGATTGTGAACCCGGTCCAGCCCACATTGGCCACGGACGACGGCGGAGCCACGTCGTACACTCTCAACATCAGCAGAATCAACGGCTCAATGGTGATCAGCACCGGGATCGTCCAGGCCATGGTCACCCAGACGGTGTTCGACCAAAAGCCCGTATCAATTTTCGGGGTTTCGGCGGTTTTATTGCCCAAAGAGATATTCGGGAAAACCCCGGTTTTTGCAAAACCCGGGCCTCCGTTATCGGGGGCTCCTCCCCCCAACATTGCACTATCGCCGGAGAGCCTCAATGAGCCTCCGTCGAACCTCTCTTCGCCGCCGGACTTTCGCGAAGAGATCGGATCggatgctgctgctgctgctgcaatcAATGGGTTGCGGAGCTTGTGGATTGCATCTTGTTGTATAGGATTGTATTTAATGGTATGA